One Xenopus tropicalis strain Nigerian chromosome 8, UCB_Xtro_10.0, whole genome shotgun sequence genomic window carries:
- the actr10 gene encoding actin-related protein 10 — protein sequence MPLYEGLGSGGEKTAVVIDLGEAFTKCGFAGETGPRCIIRSEIRKPGMSKPIKVVQYHINTEELYSYLIEFIHMLYFRHLLVNPRDRRVVLIESVLSPSHFRETLTRVLFKYFEVPSVLFAPSHLMSLLTLGINSAMVLDCGYAESLVLPIYEGIPILSCWGALPMGGKAIHKELESQLLEECTANTGTAKDQSLPSVMSSISEEIVEDIKVRICFVSDLQRGLKLQAARFNLDGTAERPIPPPDVDYPLDGQKILHVKGSIRDSVAELLFEQDNEEKSVASLILDSLVQCPIDTRKQLAENLVIIGGTAMLPGFLHRLMAEIHYLVEKPKYKETLATKIFKVHTPPAKPNCVAWLGGAIFGALQDILGSRSVSKEYYNQTGRIPDWCCLNNPPLEMMFDVGKSGPPMMKRAFSTEK from the exons ATGCCGCTGTATGAGGGGCTGGGGAGCGGCGGGGAGAAGACGGCGGTCGTCATAGACTTGGGGGAAGCATTTACCAA ATGTGGATTTGCTGGGGAAACAGGGCCACGATGCATTATTCGGAGTGAGATAAGAAAGCCTGGCATGTCTAAG CCTATTAAAGTTGTCCAGTACCATATTAATACAGAAGAACTATATTCCTATCTAATTGAATTTATTCACATGCTTTATTTCAG GCACCTGTTGGTGAATCCCAGAGATCGCCGGGTTGTTTTGATAGAATCTGTGCTGTCTCCCTCACACTTCAGGGAAACACTTACACGTGTTCTTTTCAAATATTTtgag gttcCCTCAGTGCTCTTTGCTCCAAGCCATCTCATGTCACTTCTAACCCTTGGGATAAACTCAGCCATGGTGTTGGACTGTGGATATGCAGAAAGCTTAGTGCTACCT ATATATGAAGGAATTCCAATCCTTAGCTGCTGGGGAGCTCTTCCTATGGGAGGCAAAGCGATTCACAA AGAGCTGGAATCACAGTTGTTGGAGGAGTGCACGGCCAATACAGGAACAGCCAAGGACCAGAGCCTGCCTTCTGTAATGA GCAGTATTTCAGAAGAAATAGTGGAAGACATTAAAG TGCGTATCTGCTTTGTGAGTGACCTCCAAAGAGGGCTAAAACTTCAAGCTGCAAGATTTAATCTGGATGGCACTGCCGAG CGCCCCATACCACCACCTGATGTTGACTATCCTTTGGATGGACAAAAGATTTTGCATGTTAAAGGTTCTATCAG GGATTCAGTTGCAGAACTGCTTTTTGAGCAGGACAATGAAGAGAAATCAGTTGCTTCCTTAATACTGGATTCACTTGTTCAG TGCCCAATAGATACAAGGAAACAGCTGGCTGAAAATCTGGTGATTATAGGAGGTACCGCTATGTTGCCTGGATTCCTTCACCGGCTTATGGCAGAGATACACTACTTGGTGGAAAAGCCAAAATACAAAGAAACTCTGGCTACCAAGATCTTTAAGGTTCATACTCCCCCTGCAAAGCCAAACTGCGTGGCATGGCTTGGAG GGGCTATTTTTGGAGCTCTGCAAGATATCCTGGGCAGTAGATCTGTGTCTAAAGAATATTACAACCAGACAGGCCGAATACCTGATTGGTGTTGCCTGAATAATCCACCTCTTGAGATGATGTTTGATGTTGGCAAGTCCGGACCCCCGATGATGAAAAGAGCCTTTTCTACCGAGAAGTGA
- the actr10 gene encoding actin-related protein 10 isoform X1 gives MSKPIKVVQYHINTEELYSYLIEFIHMLYFRHLLVNPRDRRVVLIESVLSPSHFRETLTRVLFKYFEVPSVLFAPSHLMSLLTLGINSAMVLDCGYAESLVLPIYEGIPILSCWGALPMGGKAIHKELESQLLEECTANTGTAKDQSLPSVMSSISEEIVEDIKVRICFVSDLQRGLKLQAARFNLDGTAERPIPPPDVDYPLDGQKILHVKGSIRDSVAELLFEQDNEEKSVASLILDSLVQCPIDTRKQLAENLVIIGGTAMLPGFLHRLMAEIHYLVEKPKYKETLATKIFKVHTPPAKPNCVAWLGGAIFGALQDILGSRSVSKEYYNQTGRIPDWCCLNNPPLEMMFDVGKSGPPMMKRAFSTEK, from the exons ATGTCTAAG CCTATTAAAGTTGTCCAGTACCATATTAATACAGAAGAACTATATTCCTATCTAATTGAATTTATTCACATGCTTTATTTCAG GCACCTGTTGGTGAATCCCAGAGATCGCCGGGTTGTTTTGATAGAATCTGTGCTGTCTCCCTCACACTTCAGGGAAACACTTACACGTGTTCTTTTCAAATATTTtgag gttcCCTCAGTGCTCTTTGCTCCAAGCCATCTCATGTCACTTCTAACCCTTGGGATAAACTCAGCCATGGTGTTGGACTGTGGATATGCAGAAAGCTTAGTGCTACCT ATATATGAAGGAATTCCAATCCTTAGCTGCTGGGGAGCTCTTCCTATGGGAGGCAAAGCGATTCACAA AGAGCTGGAATCACAGTTGTTGGAGGAGTGCACGGCCAATACAGGAACAGCCAAGGACCAGAGCCTGCCTTCTGTAATGA GCAGTATTTCAGAAGAAATAGTGGAAGACATTAAAG TGCGTATCTGCTTTGTGAGTGACCTCCAAAGAGGGCTAAAACTTCAAGCTGCAAGATTTAATCTGGATGGCACTGCCGAG CGCCCCATACCACCACCTGATGTTGACTATCCTTTGGATGGACAAAAGATTTTGCATGTTAAAGGTTCTATCAG GGATTCAGTTGCAGAACTGCTTTTTGAGCAGGACAATGAAGAGAAATCAGTTGCTTCCTTAATACTGGATTCACTTGTTCAG TGCCCAATAGATACAAGGAAACAGCTGGCTGAAAATCTGGTGATTATAGGAGGTACCGCTATGTTGCCTGGATTCCTTCACCGGCTTATGGCAGAGATACACTACTTGGTGGAAAAGCCAAAATACAAAGAAACTCTGGCTACCAAGATCTTTAAGGTTCATACTCCCCCTGCAAAGCCAAACTGCGTGGCATGGCTTGGAG GGGCTATTTTTGGAGCTCTGCAAGATATCCTGGGCAGTAGATCTGTGTCTAAAGAATATTACAACCAGACAGGCCGAATACCTGATTGGTGTTGCCTGAATAATCCACCTCTTGAGATGATGTTTGATGTTGGCAAGTCCGGACCCCCGATGATGAAAAGAGCCTTTTCTACCGAGAAGTGA
- the psma3 gene encoding proteasome subunit alpha type-3, with amino-acid sequence MSSIGTGYDLSASTFSPDGRVFQVEYAAKAVENSSTAIGIRCKDGVVFGVEKLVLSKLYEEGSNKRIFNVDRHVGMAVAGLLADARSLADIAREEASNFRANYGYDIPLKHLSDRVAMYVHAYTLYSAVRPFGCSFMLGSYNEDDGAQLYMVDPSGISYGYWGCAIGKAKQAAKTEIEKLQMKDMTCRDVVKEVAKIIYIVHDEVKDKSFELELSWVGKITNGKHEIVPKDIREEAEKYAKESLEEEDDSDDDNM; translated from the exons ATGAGTTCTATCGGtactggg tatGATCTTTCTGCCTCCACGTTTTCGCCAGATGGTCGGGTATTTCAAGTAGAGTATGCAGCCAAAGCAGTTGAGAACAGCAG CACAGCTATTGGCATCAGATGTAAAGATGGAGTTGTGTTTGGTGTAGAGAAACTTGTGTTGTCCAAACTTTATGAAGAAGGCTCTAACAAGCGCATCTTTAACGTAGATCGTCATGTCGGCATG GCAGTGGCAGGTCTTCTGGCAGATGCACGGTCTTTAGCTGATATTGCACGGGAAGAAGCCTCAAATTTCCGGGCAAACTATGGTTATGACATTCCTTtaaag CATCTTTCAGACAGAGTAGCCATGTATGTGCATGCATACACACTGTACAGTGCGGTCCGACCGTTTGGATGCAG TTTTATGTTGGGATCTTATAATGAAGATGATGGTGCTCAGTTGTACATGGTTGATCCATCAGGCATCTCCTAC GGCTACTGGGGTTGCGCAATTGGTAAGGCCAAGCAGGCTGCTAAGACAGAGATTGAAAAGCTTCAG ATGAAGGATATGACCTGCCGTGATGTTGTCAAAGAGGTAGCAAAAAT AATCTACATTGTCCATGATGAAGTGAAAGATAAGTCATTTGAACTGGAATTAAGCTGGGTTGGCAAaa TAACCAATGGAAAGCATGAAATAGTCCCAAAAGATATTCGAGAAGAAGCAGAAAAATATGCAAAG GAATCTTTAGAAGAGGAGGATGATTCTGATGATGACAATATGTAA